A genomic segment from Triticum dicoccoides isolate Atlit2015 ecotype Zavitan chromosome 1A, WEW_v2.0, whole genome shotgun sequence encodes:
- the LOC119355180 gene encoding mitogen-activated protein kinase kinase kinase 17-like translates to MAMSVGKQWTRVRTLGRGASGAEVFLAADDVSGELFAVKSAAGATCAAALRREQCVMAGLRSQRVVSCIGGRGARDGSYHLFLEFAPGGSLADHLESGLDERAICGYAADVAAGLAYLHGAGMVHGDVKARNVVIGADGRAKLADFGCSRKAGADVPIIGGTPAFMAPEVARGEEQGPAADVWALGCMVVEMATGRAPWSGMDGDALGALHRIGYTEAVPEVPKWLSADAKDFLARCLVRQASDRCTSAQLLEHPFLASADVEAKPEAVESKSKWVSPKSTLDAAFWESESDADEAEHDSTAEMRIMALACSASALPDWDSDEGWIDVLSAPIEAPDAVTEEKIDLDDDAITTEEPSGAGSGVLALITVDVECIDDGGAVVGAGAGDAYDDDSLGHSSRHRSLNAVASHQLVPCKLLLCNRKTNATDFVLARALSFIPISVSPLMLCFLSPDRDTLD, encoded by the coding sequence ATGGCCATGTCCGTGGGCAAGCAATGGACGCGGGTGCGCACGCTCGGCCGCGGCGCCTCGGGGGCCGAGGTCTTCCTCGCCGCGGACGACGTCTCCGGGGAGCTCTTCGCGGTCAAGTCCGCCGCGGGGGCGACCTGTGCGGCGGCGCTGAGGAGGGAGCAGTGCGTGATGGCCGGCCTGCGATCACAGcgcgtcgtctcctgcatcggcggccGCGGCGCCCGCGACGGCTCCTACCACCTCTTCCTCGAGTTCGCCCCCGGCGGCTCGCTGGCGGACCATCTGGAAAGCGGGCTTGACGAGCGTGCCATCTGCGGCTACGCGGCCGACGTGGCGGCCGGGCTCGCGTACCTCCATGGCGCCGGGATGGTGCACGGGGACGTCAAGGCGAGGAACGTCGTGATCGGCGCCGACGGCCGCGCCAAGCTCGCCGATTTCGGGTGCTCGAGGAAGGCGGGCGCTGACGTGCCAATCATCGGCGGCACGCCGGCGTTCATGGCACCGGAGGTGGCGCGCGGCGAGGAGCAGGGCCCCGCGGCCGACGTCTGGGCACTCGGCTGCATGGTTGTCGAGATGGCCACTGGACGCGCGCCCTGGAGCGGCATGGACGGCGACGCGCTCGGGGCGCTGCACCGGATCGGCTACACGGAGGCCGTGCCCGAGGTTCCGAAATGGCTGTCCGCCGACGCCAAGGACTTCTTGGCCAGATGCCTTGTCAGGCAAGCCAGCGATCGGTGCACGTCGGCGCAGCTGCTGGAGCACCCGTTCTTGGCTTCCGCCGACGTCGAGGCGAAGCCGGAAGCCGTCGAGAGCAAAAGCAAATGGGTGTCGCCGAAGAGCACGCTGGACGCGGCATTCTGGGAGTCGGAGTCCGACGCCGACGAGGCGGAGCACGACAGCACGGCAGAGATGAGGATCATGGCATTGGCTTGCTCCGCGTCGGCGCTCCCGGACTGGGACTCTGACGAGGGATGGATCGATGTGCTCTCCGCGCCAATCGAAGCACCAGACGCAGTGACCGAGGAGAAGATCGACCTGGACGACGACGCTATCACAACTGAAGAACCCAGCGGCGCAGGGTCCGGGGTTCTCGCCCTTATTACCGTGGACGTGGAGTGCATCGACGATGGCGGCGCCGTCGTCGGAGCGGGAGCGGGAGATGCATATGATGATGATTCACTCGGGCACAGTAGTAGGCATCGGTCTTTGAATGCTGTAGCTTCTCACCAGTTAGTACCATGTAAATTGTTGCTCTGCAACAGAAAGACAAATGCAACTGATTTCGTTCTTGCACGAGCACTCAGTTTCATACCGATCTCTGTTTCTCCGCTCatgctttgcttcctctcccccgaTCGTGACACGTTGGATTAG